In a genomic window of Spirosoma agri:
- a CDS encoding IS1-like element transposase has protein sequence MVLNGAGIRNTARVLGVNRNTVSAQFKKNGAARAVEK, from the coding sequence ATGGTCCTTAACGGAGCCGGCATACGTAATACCGCTCGTGTCTTAGGTGTTAACCGGAACACCGTAAGCGCTCAGTTTAAAAAAAACGGGGCTGCCCGTGCGGTAGAGAAGTGA
- a CDS encoding IS1 family transposase, translating to MTGEIIAFVFGRRTNQPFRHLLSLLEQAKIEVIRWITDSWCGATRAGVL from the coding sequence GTGACTGGCGAGATCATTGCCTTCGTTTTTGGACGACGTACAAACCAACCGTTTCGCCACCTACTTAGCTTACTAGAGCAAGCTAAAATCGAGGTGATTAGATGGATAACGGACTCTTGGTGCGGGGCGACCCGTGCCGGCGTACTTTGA
- a CDS encoding acyltransferase family protein, producing the protein MNNNQLGTRPHYQLLDGLRGVAAIIVVCFHLAEPLASSHLDNLVNHGYLAVDFFFLLSGFVIGYAYDGRWDNLTIGGFLRRRLVRLQPLVILGMTLGAIGFYFTDSTLWPLIHTVPVWKLILVMLIGYTLLPLPLSMDIRGWQEMHPLNSVGWSLFFEYIANLFYALGLRKLSNKALAGFVVLAGAVLVHFALTSPNGDVAGGWTLNAEHMRIGLIRTLFPFFAGLLLSRVARPASINYAFVWSSLLVAAVLLMPRLGGAERLWVNGLYEAFCIIVVFPLIVYIGASGVVPTQREAKLCQFLGNLSYPLYMTHYVLVYFYVAWISNHKGITIAQAWPYALLTFSGAIVLAYASLKLYDEPVRAWLRKKLN; encoded by the coding sequence ATGAATAATAACCAACTGGGCACCAGGCCCCATTATCAACTGTTAGATGGCCTGCGGGGCGTAGCCGCTATCATCGTCGTTTGCTTTCACCTGGCCGAGCCCCTGGCCAGCAGTCACCTCGACAATCTAGTCAACCATGGCTACCTGGCCGTTGATTTCTTCTTTCTCCTGTCGGGCTTTGTCATCGGCTATGCCTACGACGGCAGATGGGATAACCTAACCATCGGCGGCTTTCTTCGGCGCCGGCTCGTGCGGCTCCAGCCCCTGGTTATCCTGGGCATGACGCTGGGCGCCATCGGCTTTTATTTCACCGACTCTACTCTATGGCCTCTTATTCATACCGTTCCGGTCTGGAAACTGATACTCGTAATGCTGATCGGCTATACACTCCTACCCCTGCCCCTGTCGATGGATATACGGGGCTGGCAGGAAATGCACCCGCTCAACAGCGTTGGCTGGTCCTTATTTTTCGAGTACATCGCTAATCTTTTTTACGCCCTGGGACTACGGAAATTATCCAATAAAGCCTTAGCCGGTTTTGTCGTACTGGCCGGGGCCGTGCTAGTTCACTTCGCACTTACCAGTCCCAACGGCGACGTGGCCGGTGGCTGGACCCTCAATGCCGAACACATGCGCATTGGGCTGATCCGCACGCTATTCCCCTTTTTCGCCGGTCTGCTGTTGTCGCGGGTCGCGCGGCCTGCCTCCATTAACTACGCGTTCGTATGGAGCAGCTTACTGGTGGCCGCGGTTTTGTTGATGCCCAGACTGGGCGGGGCCGAGCGTCTCTGGGTAAATGGGTTGTACGAAGCGTTTTGCATCATCGTGGTTTTTCCCCTGATTGTCTATATCGGTGCCAGTGGAGTGGTGCCAACTCAGCGGGAAGCTAAACTTTGTCAGTTCCTGGGCAATTTGTCTTATCCCCTGTACATGACCCACTATGTGCTGGTTTATTTTTACGTGGCCTGGATCAGCAATCACAAGGGCATTACCATAGCGCAGGCCTGGCCCTACGCCCTGCTCACCTTTTCCGGCGCTATCGTGCTGGCCTATGCCAGTTTAAAACTATACGATGAACCGGTACGCGCCTGGCTACGAAAAAAGCTAAACTAG